One genomic segment of Sanyastnella coralliicola includes these proteins:
- a CDS encoding hybrid sensor histidine kinase/response regulator — translation MSVTMETTILKLDQVDQDFIYAGSEDTKIRILILEDLETDAQLLQLQLRKVNQEKEILHVTNKEDFIKAFDEYKPQMILSDYALPQFTGMEALLFVRERNPYIPFIICTGSVNEETAVACIKAGADDYVLKDSMGRLSSAVENAIQAKTNLVEKERAISNLESSEANFRALAENAPDNIYKLDRNGTIHYVSRSVDGVERDQVIGKSIYDFMSEPNKKRLEDAMKDVFDDGQIAAIDIEGNPNDPESQWYLCRLAPVVADGQIDSAVFIPSNITARVQAEREMKELNEKLQALTQHLENIRDEEKEKIAMEIHDQLGQELTGNKLGLFWIKQILEKEELQAEDKTAAIEKVDYLVDLTTTTIQTVRRIAHELRPVVLDNMGLVAAMEWHVDNYNKHHSIQCRLHIDVNDATFEKEFSTAIYRIMQEGLTNINRHSEASQSWVDFLIAGDELVLEIRDNGKGLEIDKALKSKSLGLFGMRERIKAWNGQFDLESEKGKGTTIRLQFDMEHLSNSGAIFL, via the coding sequence ATGTCGGTAACTATGGAAACTACGATCCTCAAGCTTGATCAGGTGGATCAAGACTTTATATATGCGGGAAGCGAAGACACCAAAATCAGAATTCTCATTCTAGAAGACTTGGAGACCGATGCGCAATTGCTTCAACTACAGCTGCGCAAAGTGAACCAGGAAAAAGAGATTCTGCACGTCACCAACAAAGAAGACTTTATCAAGGCCTTTGACGAGTACAAGCCGCAAATGATCCTCTCTGATTATGCCCTTCCGCAATTCACTGGAATGGAAGCCCTGCTCTTCGTACGTGAACGCAATCCATACATCCCTTTCATTATTTGTACCGGTTCGGTAAACGAAGAGACAGCTGTAGCATGTATCAAGGCAGGTGCAGATGACTATGTCTTGAAAGATTCCATGGGACGTTTGAGCAGTGCCGTTGAAAACGCTATCCAAGCTAAGACGAACCTCGTCGAGAAGGAGCGTGCTATTTCCAACCTGGAAAGCAGCGAAGCCAACTTCCGCGCGCTAGCGGAAAATGCGCCTGATAATATTTATAAGCTTGATCGCAATGGAACCATTCACTACGTGAGTCGATCTGTTGACGGGGTAGAACGTGACCAAGTTATCGGGAAGTCGATCTATGACTTCATGAGCGAACCGAATAAGAAACGTCTCGAAGATGCCATGAAAGACGTTTTTGATGACGGCCAAATCGCTGCTATCGATATCGAAGGGAATCCGAATGACCCTGAATCACAGTGGTATTTATGTCGTCTGGCCCCCGTAGTAGCTGACGGCCAAATAGATTCTGCGGTATTCATCCCATCCAACATCACTGCTCGTGTCCAGGCCGAGCGCGAGATGAAGGAGTTGAATGAGAAGCTTCAAGCCTTGACTCAACACTTGGAGAATATCCGTGATGAAGAGAAGGAGAAGATTGCCATGGAGATTCACGATCAGCTCGGACAGGAACTAACAGGGAATAAACTCGGACTTTTCTGGATCAAGCAAATACTTGAAAAAGAAGAATTACAAGCAGAAGACAAGACCGCGGCAATTGAGAAAGTTGACTACCTCGTTGACTTGACAACCACTACCATTCAAACAGTGCGCCGAATTGCGCATGAGCTTCGTCCTGTGGTACTAGACAACATGGGACTGGTAGCGGCGATGGAGTGGCACGTTGACAATTACAACAAACACCATTCAATCCAATGCCGTCTTCATATCGACGTTAACGATGCAACGTTCGAGAAAGAGTTCTCGACTGCTATATATAGGATCATGCAAGAAGGACTCACGAATATCAACCGACATTCAGAAGCTTCACAGTCTTGGGTTGACTTCCTCATCGCTGGCGATGAGCTTGTGTTGGAGATTCGTGACAATGGTAAAGGTCTGGAAATCGACAAAGCCTTGAAATCAAAAAGTCTTGGACTCTTCGGAATGAGAGAACGAATTAAGGCCTGGAATGGGCAATTCGATCTTGAATCTGAAAAAGGAAAGGGCACTACGATACGTTTACAGTTCGATATGGAACATCTGTCGAATTCTGGAGCAATTTTTTTGTAG
- a CDS encoding response regulator, translated as MNESPVNIVLVEDNANDAELTLMALKKAGLDLGVKVMRDGAEAIEYLLESGHTRDDEFSALKLIYLDLKLPKRSGFEVLERIKTSGEFIGIPVVILTSSGIESDVEQAYKLGANSYMVKPIDYAQHGKDISEATKYWTTINRSCR; from the coding sequence ATGAATGAAAGTCCAGTAAACATCGTCTTGGTTGAAGATAACGCCAACGACGCCGAATTGACCTTGATGGCTCTAAAGAAAGCAGGACTTGACCTCGGGGTCAAAGTCATGCGTGATGGAGCCGAGGCCATCGAGTATTTGCTCGAATCCGGACATACTCGCGACGATGAATTCTCAGCACTTAAATTGATTTACCTCGACCTCAAGCTTCCTAAACGAAGTGGATTTGAGGTGCTCGAACGGATCAAAACTAGCGGAGAATTCATCGGGATTCCTGTGGTTATTTTGACCTCATCTGGAATTGAATCCGATGTAGAACAGGCGTACAAACTTGGAGCGAATAGCTACATGGTGAAGCCTATTGATTACGCTCAACACGGCAAGGATATTTCTGAAGCCACGAAATACTGGACTACAATCAATCGCTCATGTCGGTAA
- a CDS encoding ligase-associated DNA damage response DEXH box helicase, producing MNEVVASAEKWFDSRGWKAFPFQKEAWEAYVDGKDGIVNAPTGSGKTYSLLVPIVAQGMRDTKKKGLRAIWITPIRALSKEIEISANRLIEGLNADWSVGIRTGDTPTNVRQKQMRRMPEILITTPESLHLLLASKDHPRIFKHLEAVVVDEWHDLIGSKRGVQVELGLSRLKAFVPNVRIWGISATIGNMDEAKEVLLGTDRTETGVFIRSGIKKDLRMTSLMPEEVEKMPWAGHIGLKLLDKVAKIIEENGSTLIFTNTRGQCEIWYQAILDQKPELAGIIAMHHSAISKELRYWVEDALYDGRLKAVVCTSTLDLGVDFRPVDAIVQIGGPKGVARFMQRAGRSGHQPGATSKIYFLPTHSLELIEAAALREAINLEFLENRSPHYRSFDVLIQYLTTLAVGGGFTPDEIEQEVLKTFCFNSMSKEEWQWCLSFITTGGHSLQAYPEYRKIVIEEGTFKVANQRVARRHRMSIGTIVGDTMMKVKYSRGGLIGHVEEYFAASMRPGDAFWFAGRSLEVVKIRELVLEVVNSKKKSGRIASWQGGRLPLTSKMSEMLRQKIDDYASGKLKDPEMIKVKPLLDLQSRRSHTPRSNELLIEQIKTREGYHVFIYPFEGRLVHEGLASLVAYRISLLKPMSFSLAFNDYGFEMLSDQPIPLDEAFDNEIFSTDHLMDDLEASINSAEMARKKFNDIAIISGLVFQGYPGEGVKERHLKASSSLVFDVFSDYDSSNLLLRQAFNEMIDHQLEIERFRMMLKRINSQKLVITHPSKPTPLSFPIMVDRLREKLTSEKISDRIQKMKRAYDED from the coding sequence GTGAATGAGGTGGTCGCTAGCGCGGAAAAATGGTTCGATTCTAGAGGTTGGAAAGCTTTTCCTTTTCAGAAAGAAGCTTGGGAAGCTTACGTAGACGGGAAAGACGGCATCGTAAATGCCCCTACAGGAAGCGGAAAGACCTACTCACTCCTTGTACCGATTGTAGCGCAAGGAATGCGAGACACGAAGAAGAAAGGACTTCGCGCCATCTGGATTACCCCGATTCGGGCACTTTCAAAAGAAATAGAGATTTCGGCAAATCGTCTGATTGAAGGACTAAACGCTGATTGGTCAGTGGGCATTCGTACCGGTGACACCCCTACAAACGTCAGGCAGAAGCAGATGAGGAGAATGCCTGAAATCCTCATTACCACACCGGAAAGCCTGCACCTCTTATTGGCTTCGAAAGATCATCCTAGAATATTTAAACACCTAGAGGCTGTTGTGGTCGATGAATGGCATGACCTCATCGGTTCGAAACGAGGTGTGCAAGTGGAGTTGGGATTGTCGCGACTGAAAGCTTTCGTACCAAACGTCCGCATTTGGGGAATCTCCGCGACGATTGGAAACATGGATGAAGCCAAAGAAGTTCTACTCGGAACGGATCGAACGGAAACAGGTGTGTTCATTCGCTCAGGAATTAAGAAAGACTTGCGCATGACCAGTCTCATGCCAGAAGAAGTGGAGAAGATGCCTTGGGCAGGACATATCGGCTTGAAGCTGTTGGATAAGGTGGCGAAGATTATCGAAGAGAACGGTTCAACACTCATTTTTACCAACACCAGAGGTCAATGTGAGATTTGGTATCAGGCCATCTTGGATCAGAAACCGGAACTCGCTGGAATCATCGCGATGCACCACAGCGCCATTTCTAAAGAGCTGAGGTACTGGGTTGAAGACGCTCTTTATGACGGAAGACTGAAAGCCGTAGTATGTACGTCAACACTAGACCTTGGAGTTGACTTTCGACCAGTGGACGCCATCGTTCAGATTGGTGGACCAAAAGGTGTTGCACGCTTCATGCAGCGTGCGGGTAGATCAGGACACCAACCAGGAGCTACAAGTAAGATCTATTTCTTGCCAACGCATTCACTCGAACTCATTGAAGCAGCAGCTCTCAGAGAAGCCATCAACCTAGAGTTTCTGGAAAATCGTTCACCTCATTACCGATCTTTTGATGTGCTTATCCAATACCTCACCACGCTTGCGGTGGGAGGTGGGTTTACTCCAGACGAGATAGAGCAAGAAGTACTCAAGACATTTTGCTTCAATTCCATGAGCAAAGAAGAGTGGCAATGGTGTTTGAGCTTCATTACCACCGGCGGTCATTCGCTTCAAGCCTATCCAGAGTACCGAAAGATTGTCATTGAGGAGGGTACCTTTAAAGTGGCCAATCAGCGTGTAGCTCGACGTCACCGTATGTCGATTGGGACGATCGTGGGTGACACCATGATGAAAGTAAAGTACTCTAGAGGTGGTCTAATAGGACATGTAGAAGAATACTTCGCTGCAAGTATGCGTCCAGGGGATGCTTTTTGGTTCGCTGGAAGAAGTCTCGAAGTGGTAAAGATTCGAGAACTCGTGCTTGAGGTCGTCAATTCAAAGAAGAAATCCGGACGCATCGCCAGTTGGCAAGGAGGGAGGCTACCTCTAACTTCCAAAATGTCTGAGATGCTTCGTCAGAAAATTGATGATTACGCCTCGGGTAAACTGAAAGATCCAGAGATGATCAAGGTGAAGCCCTTGCTTGATCTGCAGTCAAGACGATCGCATACACCTCGTTCTAATGAGTTGCTCATCGAACAGATCAAGACTCGGGAAGGGTACCATGTTTTCATATATCCGTTTGAGGGAAGACTAGTTCATGAAGGCTTGGCTTCCCTTGTGGCTTACCGCATTTCTCTCCTAAAACCGATGTCGTTCTCTTTAGCCTTCAATGACTATGGCTTCGAAATGCTGAGTGATCAACCGATTCCATTGGATGAAGCATTCGACAACGAAATCTTCTCAACTGATCACTTGATGGATGATCTCGAGGCTTCCATCAATTCGGCTGAAATGGCTCGAAAGAAGTTCAATGATATCGCCATTATTTCAGGTTTAGTTTTCCAAGGTTATCCAGGAGAAGGGGTGAAGGAAAGGCACCTCAAAGCTTCTTCATCATTGGTCTTCGATGTATTCTCCGATTACGATTCGAGCAACTTGTTACTCCGTCAAGCATTTAACGAAATGATTGATCATCAGCTTGAAATAGAGCGCTTTCGGATGATGCTCAAGCGCATCAATTCGCAGAAACTTGTGATCACTCATCCAAGTAAACCGACACCCTTGTCGTTCCCAATTATGGTAGACCGACTACGTGAGAAATTGACCTCGGAGAAGATCAGTGACCGCATCCAAAAGATGAAACGAGCGTACGACGAAGACTAA
- a CDS encoding TonB-dependent receptor, whose translation MERFLKGLLFVLCMTIAGSAFSQGIIKGFVKDGSTGEPALFVTVVLEGTSFGVTTDVTGYYSLTKIPAGTYTILINSIEYEEIRKEIVIEDGKVYSRNFQLEPKVIQLGGAEISADSEEQKNQVRMSVETIRPNDIKRVPTFGGQADIVQVLTTLPGFVSTGDQGGQIYIRGGSPVQNKVMLDGMIVYNAFHSIGLFSVFDTDIISNADIYTGGFSGEFGGRVSSIMDITTRDGNKKHVSGKIGASPFGAKILVEGPLKKLGENGSGISYVFSAKRSYLEESSKLFYSYIDEDGLPFNFTDIYGKLSFGGANGSKFNIFGFSFNDDVRYQALSDLNWSNNGGGGNFVVVPPGSAVLIKGNFAYSEYNINLREEGLPDRSSTIGGFNFGLDFKYVLNDDDVRWGIQVVGVNTDYETFNSLGVQVEQQESTNELAGYVDIKKSAGKFLFQPSLRLQYYSSLSQLSPEPRLGIKYKVNEVFRLKAAAGIYTQNLIQANSDRDVVNLFYGFITAPTDIQDELVLPDGEVRDINDDPLQRARHLIAGFEYDITERWNLNVEGYIKDFNQVTNVNRNKLFPTNTADVPDVLRLDYIIETGIARGVDVVLKYEDKRRSVWFVYSLADVDRWDGFTWYDPVFDRRHNINFVASHAFGEDDSWNASLRWNLGTGLPFTQTQGYYQAPNITDGIGSDPVVLNSDELGIFYAELNGGRLSDYHRLDLSVSKSWKFGDRIGLDMNASVTNIYSRENVFYVNRVTGETVYQLPFLPSIGFDLTF comes from the coding sequence GTGGAACGATTTCTAAAAGGACTGCTCTTTGTACTCTGCATGACCATCGCAGGAAGTGCATTTTCTCAGGGTATTATTAAAGGGTTTGTGAAAGACGGAAGTACAGGTGAGCCTGCACTTTTCGTAACAGTTGTGTTGGAAGGCACAAGCTTCGGAGTGACTACCGATGTGACGGGTTACTACTCTCTCACGAAGATCCCAGCAGGTACCTACACCATCTTGATTAACTCGATCGAATACGAGGAAATCCGAAAAGAAATCGTCATCGAAGACGGAAAGGTTTACAGCCGAAACTTCCAGTTGGAGCCAAAGGTGATCCAGCTAGGCGGTGCTGAGATCTCAGCTGATTCCGAAGAACAGAAGAACCAAGTGCGTATGTCAGTCGAGACGATTCGTCCGAACGACATCAAACGTGTACCTACCTTCGGTGGACAAGCAGACATCGTTCAAGTATTGACAACCCTCCCTGGATTCGTTTCTACGGGTGACCAAGGGGGACAGATTTACATTCGTGGTGGATCACCTGTACAGAACAAAGTAATGCTCGATGGTATGATCGTATACAACGCATTCCACTCGATTGGTTTGTTCTCTGTATTCGATACAGACATCATCTCAAACGCAGACATCTACACTGGTGGTTTCTCAGGTGAGTTCGGTGGACGTGTATCGTCAATCATGGATATCACTACTCGCGATGGAAACAAGAAGCATGTTTCAGGTAAAATCGGCGCGAGCCCATTCGGAGCGAAAATCCTTGTAGAAGGACCACTCAAGAAGCTAGGAGAGAACGGTTCTGGAATCAGCTACGTATTCTCAGCAAAACGCTCATATCTCGAGGAGAGCTCGAAACTTTTCTACTCATACATCGATGAGGATGGACTTCCGTTCAACTTCACAGACATCTACGGAAAACTATCATTCGGTGGAGCAAATGGATCGAAGTTCAACATCTTCGGATTCAGCTTCAACGATGACGTTCGTTACCAAGCTCTTTCGGACCTGAACTGGTCAAACAATGGAGGTGGAGGTAACTTCGTGGTTGTACCCCCAGGATCAGCGGTACTGATCAAGGGTAACTTCGCTTACTCTGAGTACAACATCAACCTTCGTGAAGAAGGCCTTCCAGATCGTAGTAGTACCATTGGTGGTTTCAACTTTGGACTTGACTTTAAATATGTCTTGAATGACGACGACGTACGTTGGGGTATTCAAGTAGTGGGTGTGAACACTGACTACGAAACCTTCAACTCACTCGGAGTTCAAGTGGAGCAACAAGAAAGCACGAACGAATTGGCAGGATATGTAGACATCAAGAAGTCGGCAGGTAAATTCCTATTCCAGCCAAGTCTTCGTCTACAGTACTACAGTTCGCTGTCACAGCTTTCACCTGAACCTCGTCTTGGTATCAAGTACAAGGTGAATGAAGTGTTCCGTCTGAAGGCAGCTGCTGGAATCTATACACAGAACTTGATTCAGGCGAATAGTGACCGTGACGTAGTAAATCTCTTCTATGGTTTCATTACCGCGCCAACAGATATTCAAGACGAACTGGTACTACCTGATGGAGAAGTTCGCGACATCAATGATGATCCATTGCAGCGTGCTCGTCACTTGATTGCTGGATTCGAGTACGATATCACAGAGCGTTGGAACTTGAATGTTGAAGGGTACATTAAAGACTTCAACCAAGTAACAAATGTGAATCGTAACAAGCTATTCCCGACGAATACTGCTGATGTTCCTGACGTTCTTCGCTTGGATTACATCATTGAGACAGGGATCGCACGAGGTGTAGACGTTGTATTGAAGTACGAAGACAAACGTCGTTCAGTATGGTTCGTGTACTCATTGGCCGATGTAGATCGCTGGGATGGATTCACATGGTACGATCCAGTGTTTGACCGTCGTCACAACATCAACTTCGTAGCATCGCACGCGTTCGGGGAAGATGATTCATGGAACGCAAGTCTTCGTTGGAACCTAGGTACTGGACTTCCTTTCACTCAAACACAAGGGTACTACCAAGCGCCGAATATTACGGATGGTATTGGTAGCGATCCGGTGGTGTTGAACTCTGATGAGCTTGGAATCTTCTACGCTGAATTGAATGGCGGACGTCTTTCAGATTACCACCGTCTAGACCTTTCTGTGAGCAAGTCATGGAAGTTCGGAGATCGCATCGGTTTGGATATGAATGCAAGTGTGACGAACATCTACAGCCGCGAGAACGTATTTTACGTGAACCGTGTGACTGGGGAGACGGTTTACCAGCTTCCATTCCTTCCAAGTATCGGATTCGACTTGACATTCTAA
- a CDS encoding gliding motility-associated C-terminal domain-containing protein, with protein sequence MRQVLSLIVLICFLQVAAFSQEDRFWYFGQNGVGIDWAGCEPTLVQGDIQGFEGAVTVSDPDGNLLFYSNSDFVWNANDQLMEGGEISGAFFDDIFGFGFLFTLSQIGVAQHPTQPNLYYLFTGDVQFGGFNAFKCVVIDMNEDGGLGAVIDQFDLPVDNPTERVCTVKKDDGSGFWVITHEYLNNRFHAFEVDENGVNTNSVISDVGSVHDIQPNNINTRGEVKMNLQGNRLAIVQDEMNGEVEVFDFDQETGVISNPILIDQIDHGFGLAFSPNSDLLYVSTWVNFDPVDNFLYQYDISSGDPAIIPNTQVELFDESIFNPWGSIKLAPNGKMYVARTGQFLGEIANPNVYGIGCDYTHNGLDLGDFNAIYGLNNIWEITPAPADELTYDLGEDVQSCEAVSIGVELPDEADVVWSTGETTDLISVNESGTYSVDVSFNGCQFSDEIEVEVGVFQVDLGEDIQACEGDLIVLSMDPEVNLDWNTGEEATSIQVSSDGEYIASISEGECSSADTVMVTFIQLPELALGTDTVICAGEELSIGVEGLELDWSTGEAASFISVSEPGTYTATLTEGSCETSDSIEISQDAAPVTTIASPLVICDDEVLVTVDESWEEFSIDGQVIEGNQVVLNAGNYSVDLSHPCRTVNEPLLIEQELCDCIVYAPNAFTPDQNGTNEQFFPVLSCETEYSLMIFSRWGEKIFDSSEQGTDFWTGNVNGGSYYASPGIYTYVVTYDKIDEDVVTQEKVFGSVLLIR encoded by the coding sequence ATGCGTCAGGTACTCTCTCTTATTGTATTAATCTGCTTCTTACAAGTTGCAGCCTTTAGTCAGGAAGACCGTTTCTGGTATTTCGGCCAAAATGGAGTTGGTATCGATTGGGCTGGATGTGAACCCACACTAGTTCAAGGTGATATCCAAGGGTTTGAAGGTGCTGTCACCGTTTCAGATCCTGACGGGAATCTATTGTTCTACAGTAATTCCGATTTCGTTTGGAACGCCAATGACCAACTCATGGAAGGAGGCGAAATTAGCGGCGCGTTCTTCGACGATATCTTCGGATTCGGATTTCTCTTCACGCTCTCTCAAATTGGCGTAGCACAACATCCCACGCAACCCAACTTGTATTACCTGTTCACAGGCGATGTGCAGTTCGGAGGATTCAATGCATTCAAATGCGTAGTCATTGATATGAACGAAGACGGTGGGCTGGGAGCTGTGATTGACCAGTTCGATCTTCCGGTTGATAATCCCACGGAACGTGTGTGTACCGTGAAGAAAGATGATGGCTCGGGATTCTGGGTGATAACACACGAATACCTCAATAATCGATTCCATGCTTTTGAGGTAGATGAGAATGGGGTGAATACGAATTCAGTGATTTCTGATGTAGGAAGCGTTCACGACATTCAACCCAACAACATCAATACTCGAGGAGAGGTGAAGATGAACCTCCAAGGGAATCGTTTGGCCATTGTACAAGATGAAATGAACGGTGAAGTTGAAGTCTTCGATTTCGACCAAGAGACCGGAGTGATCTCCAATCCTATTTTGATTGATCAGATCGATCATGGCTTTGGACTGGCGTTCTCGCCAAACTCAGACCTGTTATATGTTTCAACGTGGGTGAATTTTGATCCAGTGGACAACTTCCTGTATCAATACGATATTTCAAGTGGCGATCCTGCTATCATTCCGAACACGCAAGTAGAGCTATTTGATGAATCGATTTTCAATCCTTGGGGTTCCATTAAGCTAGCGCCGAATGGGAAGATGTACGTCGCACGTACAGGGCAATTCCTGGGAGAAATAGCGAATCCGAATGTCTACGGAATCGGATGTGACTACACACACAACGGACTTGATCTTGGTGACTTCAACGCCATCTACGGCTTAAATAACATTTGGGAAATTACTCCTGCTCCGGCGGATGAGTTGACCTATGATTTGGGAGAAGATGTTCAATCCTGCGAGGCAGTCTCCATTGGTGTTGAATTACCTGATGAAGCGGACGTAGTTTGGTCAACAGGGGAGACGACTGATTTAATTAGCGTCAATGAAAGTGGCACCTATTCAGTAGATGTGAGTTTCAACGGCTGTCAATTCAGTGATGAGATAGAAGTAGAAGTGGGAGTCTTCCAAGTGGATTTAGGAGAGGATATTCAAGCCTGTGAGGGTGATTTGATTGTCTTATCTATGGATCCAGAGGTGAACTTAGATTGGAATACAGGAGAAGAGGCAACATCAATTCAAGTCAGTTCAGACGGCGAGTACATCGCCAGTATTTCAGAGGGAGAATGTAGCTCAGCAGATACGGTAATGGTGACATTCATTCAGCTTCCGGAGCTGGCGTTAGGAACAGATACCGTCATTTGTGCTGGGGAAGAGTTATCCATTGGAGTAGAAGGACTTGAACTGGACTGGTCTACGGGTGAAGCGGCTTCATTCATTTCCGTCAGTGAACCTGGAACATACACAGCTACCTTGACCGAAGGAAGTTGTGAAACCTCAGATAGCATAGAGATAAGTCAAGACGCCGCTCCGGTAACTACCATAGCCTCTCCGCTTGTTATATGTGATGACGAAGTGCTGGTCACAGTGGATGAGTCATGGGAGGAGTTCAGTATCGATGGTCAAGTAATCGAGGGGAATCAAGTGGTGTTGAACGCTGGAAATTACAGCGTTGATTTATCGCATCCTTGTCGCACAGTAAATGAGCCATTGTTGATTGAGCAAGAGCTATGTGATTGCATTGTCTATGCGCCGAATGCTTTCACCCCAGATCAAAATGGTACGAATGAGCAGTTCTTTCCTGTCCTTTCTTGTGAAACGGAGTATTCACTGATGATTTTTAGCCGGTGGGGGGAGAAAATCTTTGACTCTTCAGAACAGGGCACCGACTTCTGGACTGGGAATGTCAATGGCGGAAGTTATTACGCTTCTCCTGGAATCTACACCTACGTTGTGACCTACGACAAGATCGATGAGGATGTTGTTACCCAAGAGAAAGTATTCGGAAGTGTATTGCTTATCCGCTAA
- the recN gene encoding DNA repair protein RecN: MLLKLHVRNYALIDQVDLNFEQGMTAITGETGSGKSILLGALGLVLGERADMQALRSPESKCIVEAIFRLDERLKSLFQEADLDFESESIFRREITPSGKSRAFVNDTPVHLKSLKAIGQRLIDVHSQMETSRLKEPSFRYQLLDATAGQLDSFKAWKEQLLSFRKKEQELLELKEAEAQAARDLDYMQFQFNELTALDLDNIDQEQLENEVNAQRNAEDIIRSMSEVHGILDGSEGGVTDQLRNAISAIERISGVYSPAEQLLERLQSTLIEINDISSEAESKSEDIAMDPQVLQELQDQLDGLYALQNKHRVSDLESLRVLRDELDEKIQNASSLESRIEDLWNDIESARQKLIAEAHKLNTKREKAAVLLVDRVKGILSELKMEHAELRFELQETGELNAFGTTKLSLLFKANKGGQFQDLEKVASGGELSRVMLAIKSSVSDSLSLPTLVLDEIDTGVSGEVAAKMAQEMSKMASHMQVINISHLPQVTAAANQHFKVFKVVQGEETFSEIKMLNEAEREDELASMLSGTEVTEAAREQARKLRAHFISG, encoded by the coding sequence ATGCTTCTTAAACTTCACGTTCGTAATTATGCATTGATCGATCAGGTTGACCTGAATTTCGAGCAAGGCATGACAGCCATCACTGGAGAAACCGGTAGTGGTAAATCTATCTTACTTGGCGCACTTGGTTTAGTGCTCGGTGAGCGAGCTGACATGCAAGCACTCCGTTCACCGGAGAGTAAGTGCATTGTGGAGGCTATCTTCCGTCTTGACGAACGACTGAAGTCTCTATTTCAAGAAGCAGACCTCGACTTTGAATCGGAAAGCATCTTTCGACGTGAAATCACACCTAGTGGTAAGTCACGCGCATTTGTGAACGACACACCTGTGCATCTCAAGTCGCTTAAAGCCATCGGTCAGCGTTTGATTGATGTCCATTCACAAATGGAGACTTCACGACTCAAAGAGCCTTCTTTTCGCTACCAGTTGCTTGATGCCACTGCCGGACAACTAGATTCTTTCAAAGCATGGAAAGAGCAACTTCTAAGCTTTCGAAAAAAGGAACAAGAGCTCCTAGAACTCAAAGAGGCTGAAGCACAAGCGGCGAGAGACCTTGATTACATGCAGTTCCAGTTCAATGAGCTGACGGCATTAGATCTTGACAATATTGATCAGGAGCAATTGGAGAATGAGGTGAATGCTCAGCGCAATGCAGAGGATATCATTCGCTCGATGAGTGAAGTTCATGGCATATTGGATGGTTCCGAAGGCGGTGTTACCGATCAACTGCGCAATGCAATTTCAGCTATCGAACGTATCAGCGGAGTGTACTCCCCTGCTGAGCAACTGTTGGAGCGTTTGCAAAGCACATTGATAGAAATCAATGATATCTCATCGGAAGCTGAATCGAAAAGCGAAGATATCGCGATGGATCCGCAAGTGTTGCAAGAATTGCAAGACCAACTTGACGGCTTGTATGCCTTGCAAAATAAACACCGTGTATCAGACCTTGAGTCGCTGCGCGTATTGCGCGATGAATTGGATGAGAAGATTCAAAATGCCAGCAGTTTAGAATCTCGCATTGAAGACCTTTGGAACGATATTGAATCGGCGCGTCAAAAGCTAATTGCTGAGGCCCACAAGTTGAATACGAAAAGAGAGAAAGCTGCGGTTTTGCTTGTTGATCGAGTCAAAGGAATTCTCAGCGAATTGAAAATGGAGCATGCCGAGCTGCGCTTTGAACTTCAAGAAACCGGTGAGCTCAATGCCTTTGGAACCACGAAACTCTCATTGTTATTTAAAGCTAACAAGGGCGGTCAATTCCAGGACCTAGAGAAGGTGGCAAGTGGTGGAGAGCTTTCGCGTGTGATGCTCGCGATCAAATCTTCAGTTTCCGATTCGCTGTCGTTACCTACGCTTGTCTTGGACGAGATTGACACTGGGGTTTCAGGTGAAGTAGCTGCAAAGATGGCTCAGGAGATGAGCAAGATGGCTTCGCACATGCAAGTCATCAATATTAGTCACCTACCGCAGGTAACGGCCGCAGCGAATCAACACTTTAAAGTCTTCAAGGTGGTACAAGGAGAAGAAACATTCTCCGAGATCAAGATGCTCAATGAAGCAGAAAGAGAAGACGAGCTGGCCTCAATGCTTTCAGGTACAGAGGTAACAGAAGCAGCAAGAGAGCAAGCCCGCAAGCTGCGCGCTCATTTCATTAGCGGATAA